Proteins encoded within one genomic window of Eurosta solidaginis isolate ZX-2024a chromosome 1, ASM4086904v1, whole genome shotgun sequence:
- the vrs gene encoding uncharacterized protein vrs: protein MDHFNVPKKVNRHVLKALGALSGGDRKQAISMKHIIDQVKHQMRNLVPVPNIENVVQKSLKNLSEIGLIERRGINRYALGRCAAILPGPSVPTNSKGPDRRVFRGNDPRRCSKSTLDPNMKRGRGCSDEESLSGDEFERTRKRMRTNNKQVRHSGRWAYLPRVRQHDQPNNTIEQRTDFSAAIDTPLIPQDLYSLHHPHTRLQECDVTRCCRDDLGVASSGMLNKPAMDFMLSNVTPSPSIEISEITDDVQKIVDVRIIVETPPLQQQQKDNEEINDYEEAEEGVQTDGLLSAKTFGYSTVASSNEISSKSNGGIKQLQPGSKIATDQNQIPSKSCTSRRILNPTNAVATISQNSSKSLLLDCTKSYIK, encoded by the exons atggacCACTTTAACGTTCCGAAGAAAGTAAATCGTCATGTGTTGAAAGCTTTGGGTGCTTTGAGTGGCGGAGATCGCAAGCAAGCCATTAGTATGAAACACATAATAGATCAAGTAAAACATCAAATGCGAAATTTAGTTCCGGTTCCAAATATTGAGAATGTTGTACAGAAATCATTGAAAAATCTAAGCGAAATTGGGTTGATCGAACGTCGTGGCATCAATCGATATGCGCTTGGACGTTGTGCCGCTATTTTACCAGGACCCAGTGTCCCAACTAATTCAAAAGGCCCAGACCGTCGAGTATTTCGTGGCAAT GATCCACGGAGATGCAGTAAAAGCACTTTAGATCCAAACATGAAACGTGGTCGAGGCTGTAGTGATGAAGAATCTCTTTCAGGTGATGAGTTTGAACGGACACGTAAACGCATGCGTACGAATAATAAACAAGTACGTCATAGTGGTCGATGGGCGTACCTTCCGCGTGTACGCCAACACGACCAACCAAATAATACAATCGAGCAGCGCACTGATTTTAGTGCAGCCATCGATACACCCTTAATTCCTCAGGATTTATATTCATTGCATCACCCACATACGAGATTGCAAGAATGTGATGTAACTCGTTGCTGTCGAGATGATCTTGGAGTTGCAAGTAGCGGAATGTTAAATAAACCCGCAATGGATTTTATGCTGTCTAATGTAACACCGTCACCATCAATAGAAATATCTGAAATCACAGATGATGTACAAAAGATTGTAGATGTACGCATAATAGTCGAGACCCCGCCGTTACAACAGCAACAGAAAGATAACGAGGAAATTAATGATTACGAGGAAGCGGAAGAAGGCGTGCAAACAGACGGTCTATTGTCGGCTAAAACATTCGGCTATAGCACCGTAGCATCCAGTAATGAAATATCTAGCAAAAGCAATGGCGGAATCAAACAATTACAACCTGGAAGTAAAATAGCGACTGATCAAAATCAAATACCATCCAAATCGTGCACGTCCCGACGAATTTTGAATCCAACCAATGCAGTTGCAACTATTTCCCaaaattcttccaaatcactTTTGCTTGACTGCACTAAATCATATATTAAgtga
- the LOC137238485 gene encoding uncharacterized protein: protein MRSWKSNSRKVLLAITGQSTQNDKYIEEPLSRHEKVLGMWWSPAEDVLTFFENFPEQIYDENHIPTKRQMLRIIMTVFDPLGLLGFHIISAKILMQEVWRSGVSWDEPVRIEQQDKWWKWLRCMPAIAKIRVPRCDPLVSGGERIQLHTFVDASVDAYAAVVYLRAEKGSIVSCCLVASKTRVAPLKPLSIPRLELMGAILGLRLSKFISEELSIFIEKRVFWTDSKNVLCWIKSDARKFHQFVAVRVGEILENSRVDEWRWVPSGDNVADEGTKFKHDVEFNGAARWYIGPSFLYQAEKNWPPTDVNHNHDNDKELICHVGLKTAVRSSWSLISVDPQRFSKWEKMRNAQSYVFMFLQKVTKRTNLSKLATLPKINDIAGVECFIIRCCQEEVFAEEIHLLRKGKAVLKTSSIFKDSPYLDEYGLLRVKGRIDAVQHVPFISHNRILPPKVSSSPQRNCG from the coding sequence ATGCGAAGCTGGAAATCTAACTCCAGGAAGGTTTTATTGGCTATAACAGGGCAGTCCACACAGAATGACAAGTATATTGAAGAACCACTCTCTCGGCATGAAAAGGTACTTGGTATGTGGTGGTCACCCGCAGAAGACGTTCTAACATTCTTCGAAAATTTTCCTGAACAAATTTATGATGAAAACCATATACCAACAAAGCGTCAAATGTTACGTATCATAATGACAGTATTCGACCCTTTAGGACTTTTAGGTTTCCACATCATCTCTGCAAAGATTTTGATGCAAGAAGTATGGCGATCAGGCGTTTCATGGGACGAGCCTGTACGTATAGAGCAACAAGATAAATGGTGGAAGTGGCTACGATGCATGCCGGCAATCGCAAAGATCCGGGTTCCTCGGTGCGATCCATTAGTAAGTGGTGGTGAACGAATCCAGCTACATACCTTTGTCGATGCCAGTGTAGACGCGTACGCGGCCGTAGTATACCTCCGAGCAGAGAAAGGGTCAATCGTCAGTTGCTGCTTGGTTGCGTCTAAGACCCGAGTGGCGCCGCTTAAGCCCTTATCTATTCCAAGACTGGAACTAATGGGCGCAATACTTGGTTTGCGACTTTCAAAATTTATTTCTGAAGAGCTGTCAATTTTCATCGAAAAACGAGTATTCTGGACGGattcaaaaaatgttttgtgCTGGATTAAATCAGATGCGAGAAAGTTTCATCAGTTTGTGGCGGTGCGCGTTGGCGAGATATTGGAAAATTCCAGAGTAGACGAATGGAGATGGGTACCGTCGGGGGATAACGTTGCCGACGAAGGTACAAAATTTAAACATGACGTAGAATTCAATGGAGCTGCGCGTTGGTATATCGGACCGTCGTTTTTGTATCAAGCAGAAAAGAACTGGCCACCCACTGATGTTAACCATAATCATGATAACGATAAAGAACTGATCTGCCATGTAGGTTTAAAAACGGCCGTGAGATCATCATGGTCACTGATTAGTGTGGATCCGCAACGGTTTAGCAAATGGGAAAAAATGCGGAATGCACAAAGCTACGTGTTTATGTTTCTTCAGAAAGTCACAAAGCGAACAAATTTATCAAAACTCGCCACATTGCCCAAAATAAATGATATTGCCGGTGTTGAATGCTTCATAATTCGTTGCTGTCAAGAAGAAGTGTTCGCTGAGGAAATACACCTTCTCAGGAAAGGGAAAGCAGTTCTAAAAACTAGTTCGATTTTTAAAGACTCTCCGTATTTGGACGAATATGGTCTCCTAAGGGTAAAAGGAAGAATAGACGCCGTTCAACACGTACCTTTCATATCTCATAACAGAATTTTACCACCGAAAGTTTCATCATCACCACAACGAAATTGTGGTTAA